The segment CAGTGACGACCACCGCGCGGTGCAGGATGCCGTGCGCAGCTTTGTGCAGGACCAGATCGCGCCCAAGGCGGCCGAGTGGGACAAGAACCACCACTTCCCCGCCGCCGAGCTCAAGGGCCTGGCCGAGCTGGGCTGCTACGGCGTGGCCGTGCCCACCGAGTACGACGGGGCGGGCCTGGACTATCTGGCCCTGGCCATCATCCTGGAAGAGATAGGCGCGGGTGACGGCGCCACCTCCACCGTGGTGAGCGTCAACAACTGCCCGGTCTGCTCCATCCTGATGGCCTTCGGCAACGAGGATCAGAAGGAGCGCTTCCTCAAGCCCCTGGCGCGCGGCGAGATGCTGGGCGCCTTCTGCCTGACCGAGCCGCATGTGGGCTCGGAGGCCGGCGGGCTCAAGACCGTGGCGGTGCGCGAGGGCGATGAGTACGTGCTCAACGGCGTCAAGCAGTTCATCACCAGCGGCAAGAACGGCGATGTGGCCATCGTGATGGCCGTCACCGACAAGGCCGCGGGCAAGAAGGGCATCAGCGCCTTCCTGGTGCCCACCAAGACGCCGGGCTATGTGGTGGCCCGCGTCGAGGACAAGATGGGCCAGCACGCCAGCGACACGGCCCAGATCCTGTTCGAGAACTGCCGCATCCCGGCCGCCAACCGCCTGGGCGAGGAAGGCCAGGGCCTGAAGATCGCGCTCAGCGGCCTGGAGGGCGGGCGCATCGGCATTGCCAGCCAGTCGGTGGGCATGGCGCGCGCCGCGTTTGAGGCCGCGCTGAAGTACAGCAAGGAGCGCGTGGCCTTTGGCGTGCCCATCTTCGAGCACCAGGTGATCCAGCACAAGCTGGCCGACATGGCCACCCAGATCGAGGCCGCGCGCCAGCTGATCTGGCATGCCGCCGCGCTCAAGGACGCCGGCCAGCCCTGCCTCAAGGAAGCGGCCATGGCCAAGCTCTTCGCCAGCGAGATGGCCGAGAAGGTCTGCTCCGCCGCCATCCAGATCCACGGCGGCTACGGCTATGTGAGCGACTTCCCGGTGGAGCGCATCTACCGTGACGTGCGTGTGACCCAGATCTATGAGGGCACCTCCGAGGTCCAGAAGATCCTGATCGGCCGCGCCCTGGCCTGAGCTTGGGCTAAGCTGCGCGCATGGACGCCGCCGCCGCCCCGCTCGAAGCCGAAAACCAGCGCCTGCGCCAGCAGCTGCAGGCCCTGCTGCAGGAGGCGCGCGCCAATGAGGAGAAGATGCGCCGCTTCGAGCGGCTGGAGCATCGCCTGATCGGTGCGGCCTCGCTGCAGGAGCTGCTGCAGGTGCTGCTGCGCGACTACCGCCAGGTCTTTGCCCTGGACGAGGTCAGCCTGGCCCTGGTGGACGGCGAGCGCGAGCTGGCGCGGCTGCTGGACGCGGGCCGCCCGGCCGGGCTCTTTCTGCTGCCCGATGCCGCCGCGCTGCAGCGCCTGTACGGTGAGGCCGATTCGCCCCAGCTGGGCCCCTTCCAGCCGGCGCGCCATGGCGAGCTCTTCGGCCAGGGCCTGGCCTCGGTGGCCCTGCTGCCCATACGCCGCCAGGGCCGGCTGATCGCCAGCCTGCATTTCGGTAGCCTGGACGCCCAGCGCTACACGGCCGACGCCGGCACCCAGCTGCTGCAGCGCCTGGCGGGCATCCTGGGCGTGTGCCTGGAGAGCGCGCTCAACCAGGAGCGGCTCAAGCTGGCCGGCCTCACCGATGCGCTCACCGGCGTGCACAACCGCCGCTATTTCGAGCACCGCTGCCTGATCGAGATCGCGCAGGCGCGGCGCCACCGCCATCCCCTGGCCTGCCTGTTCCTGGACCTCGACAGTTTCAAGTCCGTCAACGACCGCTACGGCCATGCCGCGGGCGACGCCGTGCTGCGCGCCGTGGGCCAGAGCATCCAGGGCCAGCTGCGCGCGGGCGACACCATCGCACGCTGGGGCGGCGAGGAATTCGTGGCCCTGCTGCCCCAGGCGGCCCCGGCCCAGGCGCGCGAGATTGCCGAGCGCATCCGCAGCCGCATCGCCGCCCAGGCGGTGCAGGCCCATCCGGCGGGTACGGCCGACGCGGCGCCCATCCCGGTCACCATCTCCATCGGTCTTTCTCTGCTGGGGCAGGACATCGCCGGGCGCGAGCCCGCCCAGCTGGCCCAGGGCCTGCTGGCTGAGGCCGATCAGGCGCTCTACCGCGCCAAGCACGAAGGCCGCAACCGGGTGGTGAGCGCGAGCTGAGACGCGGACCTGGCCCTAGCAGGCTGTTGAAAAACGTAGCGAGGAAGGCCAGCTGCTAGGCGCCCGGAGCGCAGGAACCGGAACGTACTTCCTGTACGTGAGGATTCCGAGCACCGCGCAACGACGCAGATGGTCGCCGCAGTAGTTTTTCAACAGCCTGCTGAGGCTAGACCTGGCCCAGCAGCAGCAGGGCCGCGCCCAGCAAGGTGATCAGCAGGCCCAGGCCGCGGCGCAGGCGCCGCATCCGGCCCAGCTCACCCCGGGGTGTGCCCTGTTTCAGAGTCCGCCCTTCGTGAGCTGGGCCGGGTCCAGCAGCAACTGCAGCTGCTCGCGCGGCAGGCCGCTCATCTCGGCCGCCACATCCAGGATGGGGCGGCCCTCGCGGTAGGCGGTCTTGGCGATCTCGGCGGCCTTGAGGTAGCCGATCACCGGGTTCAGGGCCGTGACCAGGATGGGGTTGCGCGCCAGAGCCTCGTTGAGCGCGGCCTCGTTGACCTTGAAGCTGGCAATGGCGCGCTCGCCCAGCAGCTGGCTGCCGCGGCTGAGCAGGTGCAGGCTGTCCAGCAGATTGTGGGCCACCAGGGGCAGCATCACATTGAGCTCGAAATTGCCGCTCTGGCCGGCGATGGTGATGGCGGTGTCATGCCCGATCACCTGGGCCGCGATCATGGCCACAGCCTCGGGGATCACCGGATTCACCTTGCCCGGCATGATGCTGGAGCCGGGCTGCAGGGCCTCCAGCTCTATCTCGGCCAGGCCGGCCAGGGGGCCGGAGTTCATCCAGCGCAGATCGTTGGCGATCTTCATCAGGCTCACGGCCAGGGCCTTGAGCGCGCCCGAGAGCGCCACGGCCGCATCCTGCGAGCCCATGGCGGCGAAGAAGTCGGGCGCGGGCCGGAAGTGCAGGCCGGTGAGGGCGCTGATCTCCTGGGCGAAACGCGGGGCGAAGTCCGGGTGGGCATTGATGCCCGTGCCCACCGCGGTGCCGCCCTGGGCCAGGGCCTGCATCCTGGGCTGCAAGGTCTGCAGCCCCTCGATCTGGGCCTCGATCTGGGCGGCCCAGCCGTCCAGCACCTGGCCCAGGCGCACCGGCATGGCGTCCATCAGGTGGGTGCGGCCGGTCTTCACATGGTGGCCGTCACTGGCGCTCTTGGCGCGGATGGCGCGGGCCAGGCCGCGCAGGGCCGGCAGCAGCTCCTCGTGCAGGGCCAGGGCGGCGGCGATGTGCAGGGCCGAGGGAATGGCGTCATTGCTGCTCTGGCCCATGTTCACATGGTCATTGGCACTGACGGCGGCGAGCTCCCCGCCCTGGGCGCGCAGGCGGCGCGTGGCCAGGGTGGCCAGCACCTCGTTGGCGTTCATATTGCTGCTGGTGCCGGAGCCGGTCTGGAACACATCCACCGGGAAGTGCTGCATGAAGTCGGGCTGGGCCAGCAGCTCGGTGGCGGCTTCCTCGATGGCGCGGGCCGCGGCCGTGGGCAGCAGGCCCAGGGCGGCATTGGCGCGAGCCGCGGCCTGCTTCTGGCGCAGCAGGGCGGCGATGAAGCGCGCCGGCATGGGGCCGCTGATCTGGAAGTTCTGGACGGCGCGCTGGGTCTGGGCGCCGTAGAGGGCCTCGGCCGGGACCTGCATCTCGCCCATGCTGTCGCGTTCGATTCGGATGGGGCTCATGGACGTTTCTCCTGTGGCGTGCTTCAAAGCGGGGGCGGGGCCACGCTAGGCCCCATCTCGGTGTGGACCAGGCGCATGCGCAGCAGGCGCAGCGGGGTGTCCAGGCTGGCATCGTCGCGGGCCAGGCGCTCCAGCACCTGCAGGGGCCGGGCCAGGCGGTCCATGCACAGGCAGCGCCAGTGCCAGGGCAGCAGGGCCTCGCGGGCGCAGCGGTAGAGCAGGGCAAATTCCTGCTGGGCCAGCTCGCGCTCCTGCAGCAGGCCCATGTCCAGCAGTTGGCGGCCGGCGGCTTGGTAGCGGTCCAGCAGCCGCGGCTCCTCGGGTTCCAGCGCGCAGGCGATCTTCAGGGCCAGCCAGCGCCAGCATTCCAGGGCCGGGTGGGTGGCGGGGCAGGGTGGGGTCAGCAAGGCCGCTCCTGGGAGGCAAGATGCCGCGTGTGTGTTCGGCAGGTCCATGCTGGCGGCGAGCGGCTGGCAATGCAAGACGCCGCAGGGGCGTCGGGCCAACGCGAGCACCGGGTTCAGCAAAAAGGGCAGGAGGACGCGCCCCGACAAGTGTTGCGCTTCCCCGATACCGGGGCGCGCCTCCTGACTGAACAATGCCGGACGGATGGGCGCCGGGCCAGGGCCCGGGACTCACCGCGCCGCAAGGCATCGGTTGCTCTCGTTTGAATCGGATCTTAGATGAGAATTCATCTCATTTGCAACTTGAGTGCGCGCAAACCCCGCTGTGCCGGCAGGGGCTTTCGCCCTAAGGTGGGGCATGCTTGATCTTGAGACCCTCCCGGGCACGGCCCCGAGCCGGCTGCCGCCGCGCGGCCCCATCCAGTTCTTCTTCGACTTCTCCTCGCCCTATGCCTATATCGCGTCCGAGTGGGTGGAGGCGGTGGCCGCCCGCCATGGTCGGCGCGTGCAGTGGAATGCCATCCTGCTGGGCGTGACCTTCCAGGCCGCCGAGCTCAAGCCGCCGGTGGCCCACCCGCTCAAGCGCGACTATGTGCTGCGCGATTTCGCGCGCTCCGCGGCCTTTGCCGGCCTGCCCTATCGCCAGCCCGAGCCCTTCCCCATTCCCACGCAGAACGCGGCGCGGGTCTTCTGGTGGCTGCACGACAGCCAGGACCCGGCCGCCGCCGTGGCCTGGGCCCATGCGGCCCTGCGGGCCTACTTCACCCGCGGCGTGGCGCTCCATGAGCCGGCCGCCCTCAAGGCCCTGGCGGCCGAGAGCGGCCTGGACGGCGAGGCGGCCGAGGCCGCCTGGAACGACACGCGCTGGAAGGAGCGGCTCAAGGCGGCCAACGAGGCGGCGCTGGCCGCCGGGGTCTTCGGGGCGCCCTTCTTCCTGATCGATGGCGAGCCCTTCTGGGGCCATGACCGCCAGGCCCAGATGGAGCGCTGGCTGGGCAGCGGGCCCTTCAAGGGCCTGGTCTGAGCCCTGGCAACGGCCGCTTCAGGGCCGGCCCAGCGCACGCTCCACGCTGAGCACGGCCTGCAGCCGCTCGCTGCGCAGCTGCTGGGTGGCCAGGGCGCCTTCCTGCGCTGCGCGTTCGCGGCGCAGGCGCTCCAGGCGGCTGTCCAGGCCCAGGCGCTCGCGCTGCAGGGCCAGGGCCTGTGCGCGCTCCAGCCGCTCCTGGGCGGCCTCGCGCTGCTGCTGGGCCTGGCCCAGCGCGCGGGCCTGGGCCAGGGCGGCCTGGGCCTCCTCGGCGGCTTCCAGCACCACGCGGCGGAACTCGGCGGCCGCCTGCTCGGCGCGGGCCTGGGCGGCCTCACGCGTGGCGCGGCGCTGGCCGCCATCCAGCAGGGCCCAGGCCAGACCCAGGCCCAGAAAGCGCTCGGTGCTGTCGCGCAGGGCCGCGCCCAGCACGCCGCTCTCGCGCTGGCGCAGCAGCTGGGCATCCAGACGCAGGGTGGGCCAGAGCGCGGCCTGGGCGGCGCTGGCCTCTGAGCGCGTGGCGCGCAGCCGCGCCTCGGCCGCCCGCACATCGGGGCGCTGGGCCAGGCGCTGCAGCGGCGGCCGGGCCTCGGCTTCGCCGCGGGGCAGGGGACCTGCGGCCAGGGCCAGCCATTGCGGCGCCTCGATATCGCTGAGCCGCTCCAGGCGCAGGGCGGCCAGGCGGGCGTCCTCGGCGCTCTGGGCCAGCTCGGCGCGGCGCTGGGTGAGCTCGGCTTCCAGCGTGATCTGATCCAGCGTGCTGCGCAGGCCCTGCGCCAGCAGGCTCTGCTCCAGGGTCTGTTGCTCCTGCAGGGTCTGCAGCAGGGCCTCGCGCTGCAGGCGTGCCAGCTCGGCGCCGCGCAAGCGCAGCAGCTCGCCGCGCAGGGCATGGCCCAGGGCCAGGCGCGCCGCCTGCAGATCGGCCTCGACGGCCTGCGCCTGCGCCTGGCCGGCCTGCGCCTCGGCCTGGCGTCGGCCCAGCAGGTCCAGCTCCCAGCGGAAGTCGGCCTGCAGCTGGCGACGCTGGCGCGGTCCGCCGGCCGCCTCCAGCTCGCTGCGGCCCCGGCTCTGGCCGGCCTGGGCCTGCAGCTCCAGCTGCGGCTGGCCGGCCGCGGCGCTCTGCCGCTGCTGGGCGCGGGCCTCACGCAGCCGCGCCAGGGCCAGGGCCAGCTGCGGGCTGTTGGCCTGGCCGCGCGCGATCAGGGCTTCGGCCTCGGGCTCCAGGCGCAGTGCGGGCGGGGCCGGCGCCTCATCGGGCACTTCGGGCAGGGCGAGGGCGCGCATCGCGGCGCCCTGCAGCAGGGCGCCCAGCAGCAGGCCGGCCAGCGTGTGGGTGAAGGTGGGCATCGGCAGGGTCATCAGCAGGTTTGGGTGGGACGGCCGCGCAGGCGCTGGCGCAGCAGGTCGAGCTGGCGGTAGACCAGGGGCACGAACAGCAGGCTCAGCAGGGTGCTGCTGATCAGGCCCCCGATCACGGCCACGGCCATGGGGGCGCGGAAGCCGTCGTCATGCCCCCAGCCCAGGGCGGCGGGCAGCATGCCGCCCACCATGGCCAGGGTGGTCATCACGATGGGCCGCACGCGCTCATGGCCGGCCTGGCTGATGGCCCGGTCCAGGCTCAGGCCGCCGCGCCGCGCCTCCACGATGAAGTCCACCAGCAGGATGGAGTTCTTGGCCACGATGCCGAAGAGCATCAGCAGGCCGATCACGGTGGACAGGTTCAGCGAGTAGCCGCCCAGCAGCAGGGCCAGGGCCGCGCCGCTGAGCGCCAGCGGCAGGGCCAGCATGATGGACAGGGGCTGCAGCCAGTCGTCGAAGAGCAGCACCAGCAGGGCATAGACGGCCACCAGGCCGAACAGGGCCGCCAGGCCGAAGCGCTCGAACATCTCGGCCATCTGCTCGGTCTGGCCATAGGGCGCCAGACGCACGGCAGCGGGCAGCTCGCGCCAGGCGGGCAGGGCCTCCAGGGCGCTCATGGCCTCGCTGATCGTCACGCCGCGGGCCAGATTGGCCTGCAGCTGGATCAGGCGCTCGCGGTTCAGGCGGGTCAGGCTGGAGGGCGTGCTGCCGGGCTCCAGGGTGGCCACGGTTTCCAGCGGCACGCGGCCCCCGCCGGCCACCGGCACCGGCAGCTGGCGCAGCGCGTCCAGGCCTTGGGCCGGTCCGCCCGCCAGGCGCAGGCGCACGGCGATCAGCTGGCCGTCCACCACGATGCGCGGCAGCGCGGTCTCGCTGGCGCCCAGGGTGGCCAGACGCAGGGCATCGGCAATGCTGCTGGCATCCACGCCCAGGCGCGCGGCGGCCTCGGGCCGCAGGCGCAGGTCCAGGCTGGCCAGCGGCGGCCCCTGCTCCAGGCTCAGGTCCTGCAGCTGGGGCAGGGCGGCGGCTTCCTGGCGCAGGCGCTGCATGGCGGCTTCCAGCTGCCGCGGATCGCTGGACACGAAGCTCAGGCTCAGGTCCTTCTCCCAGTCGCCCAGCAGCAGGCTGCTGCGCACATCGGGCACCGTGGCCAGGCGCTCGCGCAGGCTGCGCTCCAGGGCCTCGCGCGAGAGCTTGCGCTCGGAGGGCGGGCGCAGCTGCAGGCGCAGGGCGCCGCGCTCGGGGCTGCCCCGCTCATAGGCAAAGACCTCGCTGATGTCCGGCACGCCGGCCAGGGCCGCGCGCAGAGCTTCGGCCGCCTGCACCGACTGGCGCAGGCTGGCGCCCGGAGCCAGCTCGTAGTTGACGGGAATGGCGCGCGGCCGGGTCTCGGGCATGAAGCTCGAGGGCAGGCTGGCCATCAGGCCCAGGGTGGCCAGCAGCAGCATGCCGCCCAGGCCCAGGGTGCTGCGCGGATGGCGCATCACCCAGGCCAGCAGGCGGTGGTAGCCCTGCTGCAGGCGGCCCGGTGCGGGCTCGCCGCCGCTGTGCGGACGCAGCCAGCGGGCGCACATCAGGGGCGTGACCAGTCGGGCCACGCACAGCGAGGACAGCACGGCGAAGGTGGTGGTGAGGCCGAACTCGGTGAAGTACTTGCCCACCACACCGCCGATGAAGCTCACCGGCAGGAAGACCGCGACGATGGTGAAGGTGATGGCGATCACCGCCAGGCCCAGGGCATCGGCGCCGCGCGCGGCGGCCTCGGCCGGGGTCTCGCCGTTCTCGATGCGTCGCGCGATGTTCTCGACCTCGACGATGGCGTCATCCACCAGGATGCCGATCACCAGGATCAGGGCCAGCAGGGTCACGTCGTCGAGCTGGAAGCCGCGCCAGTGCATGGCCACAAAGGTGGGCAGCAGGGACAGGGGAATGGCCGCGGCCGCCAGCAGGGTGGCGCGCCAGTCGCGCAGAAAGAGCCAGACCACCAGCACGGTCAGCAGTGCGCCTTCCAGCAGGCTGTCGCGCGCGCCGCCATAGCTCATGCGGGTGTACTCGACGTTGTCCTCGAACAGCGTGATGCGCATCTCGGGATGGGCCCGGCGGTACTCGTCCAGCGCGCGGCTCACGCCCTCGGCCAGCTGCAGCTCGGAGGCGCCGCGCTTCTTGTACAGCTCCATCACGATCACGGGCTGGCCGTTGAGCAGGGCAAAACCGCTGGGCTCGCTGCCCAGGTCCAGCACCCGGCCCAGCTCGCCCAGGCTGACGCTGCGGCCCTGGCCCAGATTGATCTGGCGCGCTGCCAGGCCCTGGGCATCGGTGCTGGCGCCCAGCACGCGCAGGGGACGCAGGCGCTCCGTGCCGTCGCGCACCGAGCCGGCCGGGATATTGGCCTCGCCCAGCTGCAGCTGGCGGCCGAGCTCGGCCATGTCCAGGCCGGCCGCGGCCAGGCGCGCCGGGTCCAGCTCCACGCGCAGCTCGCGCTTGGCGCCTCCCAGGCGCTTGAACTGCTGCACGCCGGGCACGCCCAGCAGGCGCGGGCCCAGCTGCTCGTCGATGCGCCGGCTCAGCTCCATCTCGCTGAGGCCCTCGGCCGCAATCGAATAGCTCTGCAGGGCCCAGCCCGAGACATCGACCCGGGTCACCACCGGCTCGCCGATCTGGGCCGGCAGCTCGGGGCGTATGCGGGCCACGGCATCGCGCACATCGTTGGCGGCGCGGTCGATATTGGCCTCCAGCTGGAACTCGGCCGTGATAGCCACCGCGCCATTCGCGATGGTGGTGTTCAGGTTCTTGAGCCCGGGCAGGCCGGCCAGGCCTTCCTCGAGCCGGCGCGCCACATTGTTTTCCAGCTCCGCGGGCGAGGCGCCCTGCTGGGCCACCTCCACGCTGATGATGGGCAGTTCCACCCGCGGGCTGCCGGCAATGGGCAGCTTGTTGAAGGCCAGCAGGCCCGCCAGCGAGAGCAGCAGGAAGAGCAGGACCACGGGCGTGGGCCGTTGAATGGCCCAGGAGGAAATCTTGAGACTCATGGGGCGGCTCCGGCGGGCGCGGAGACGGCGTCGGACACGGGCTGTACGCGCTGGCCCTCGCTCAACAGGGGGGCGGCGCTGTGCACCAGGCGCTCACCCGGCTGAAGACCTTCCAGGGCGCGCAGTTGGTCGGCGCTCAGGCGCACATAGCGCTTGCGCAGGCGCTGCTGCTCGTCCACCACGAAGACCCAGGGCCGCGGGTCGAATTGCAGGGCCTCGGGCGGCAGGGCCAGGCCCGCGCGTGGGGGACCGGTCAGGGTGACGCTGGCGCTCACGCCCAGGGGCAGGCGCAGGCCGGGCGTCAGGGCCACGCGCAGGCGCGCGCGGCGCGACTCCTGGCCCTGGCCGGCCTCCAGGCTGCGCAGCGTGCCCGGCAGCGGCTTCAGGCCCGCGGCGTCCAGCTGCACGCTGGCCGGCATGCCCGGCGCCAGGCCTTCCAGGCGCTGTACCTCGGCCCAGGCCTCGAACTCGCGGTCGCCGTCCTCGCTCAGCACGAACCAGGGCAGGGCGGTCTGGGGATCGCTGACCAGGCCGCGCTCCACCTGGCGCTCGCCCAGGCGGCCGCTGCGCGGGGCGCGCAGCACCGTGTCGTCCAGGCGTTGCCGGGCCAGGGCCAGCTGGGCGCCGGCCGCCGCGGCCTCGGCGCGCGCCGCCTGCTGTTGCTGCTCGGCCGCCTGCAGCTCGCGCTCCAGCTGGGCCAGGCTGCTGCGCCGCTCGCGCCGTTCCTGCTCGCTGACGGCGCCCAGGGCCGCGGCCTCGCGGTAGCGCTGCTCGGCATCGCGGGCCAGGGCCAGGCGGTCCTGCACCTGGCCCCACTGGGCCTGGGCGGCCTCGGCCTGGGCCTGGGCGCGGCGCTGGCCCTGGCGGGCCTGCTCCAGCTCGGCGCGGGCCGCGCGGGCGTCCATCTGCACCAGGGCCTGGCCGGCGCGCACCCAGTCGCCGGCATCCACCAGCACCTGCTCCACGCGCAGGCCGGCCACGGCCGGCCGCAGGGCCACGGGCTCGCGCGCCACGATGCGCCCGGGCAGGCTCAGGCTGGCGGCGCTGTGGCTGTTCTGCAGATTCAGCACCCGCACCCGCATCAGGGCGGGCTCCTGGGGCACGGGCCCCGGCGGGGCATCGCTGCAGGCCTGCAGCAGGGCCAGGCCCAGCAGCAGGGCGATGCCGGGCAGGGGATGGAGATGAGGGCGCAAGAGGGCTCCGATCGGGCACGGGAAATGAGATGGCGCGGACTCTAGGCAGGCGCGGCGCCTTGCGCCTGAGTCCGGGCCGCCCCGGCCCGGGTCTGCGGTCCCGCTGCACTGGGTCTGCAGACCCAGTGGGGGCGCTGTGCGCCCGTGTGGCGCCGAGATCGGCCGCTATGCTGGCGACCGAGCGCTGCCACGGGGGTGGTGCGACCCTGTTCCCGAGGTACTGTCTTGCGTCTGTGGCGATCCCTGTGGTGGAAGCTGAGCCTGGGGGCCATCCTGGTCACCCTGGGCACCGGCCTGGCCTCCATGCTGGTCATGGGGCCGCTGCTGGATGCGCAGGCCTTTCGCCAGATGGTGGCGCCCAAGCATCTGCATCAGCTCATCGAGCCCGAGCTGCGCGTGCTGAACGGCCGCCAGGGCGACCCCGCCCTGGTGGCCCTGATGCTGGACGCCATGCAGCAGCGCCTGCTGAATGTGGACGGCCCCGAGGGCTATTACGGCATACGCGCTTCCTCGGAGCCGCGTGTCAGCCTGGCCTTGTACGACGCGCAGGGCCAGCGCCGCGAACGCCGCGAAGACCACGCCCTGCCCCTGCCCGCGCAATGGTCGCCTGGGCCCCAGCGTCTGGAGCAGGTCTCGCCCGACGAGCGCCTGCTGGCCCTGCCCCTGGAGGGCGGCGGCAGCCTGCTGGTGCGGCACCACGCGGGCTTCGACACCCTGAGGAATATGCGCAGCACCCTGCGCGATGTGGCGGACTCCTACGACTGGTGGCTGCTGCTGGTGGGCCTGCCCGGCGTGCTGCTGGGCATCCTGCTGACGCGCTGGCTCAGCCATCGCCTGGGGCGCCTGGCCGGGCTCACCGAGGCCTGGGCGGGCGGCGACTTCTCGGCGCGCAGCACCGATGTCTCGCGCGACGAGCTGGGCGAGCATGCGCGCGCCCTGAACCGCCTGGCCGACCAGCTGCAGGCCCAGGTGCAGACCGGGCGCGATCTGGCCGCCCTGCAGGAGCGCCAGCGCCTGGCGCGCGAGCTGCACGACAGCATCAAGCAGCAGGTCTTTGCCACCGGCCTGCAGCTGCATGCCGCGCGCCAGTGGCTGGAGCGCCAGCCCGAGCGCGCCGCGAGCCTGCTGGCCGAGGCCGCCACGCAGAACCAGGCGGTGCATCGCGACCTGGCCGATCTGCTGACCCGGCTCAAGCCGGCCCAGGCCGAGCGCTGCCCCGATCTGGCCCGGGCCATGAGCGAGCGCCTGGCCCCCTGGCGCGGCTTGCTGGAGCTGGAGCTGGATCTGCCGCCCGGCCTGGCCCTGCCCGCCACCCAGGCGCGCGAGCTGGCCAGCCTGGCCAACGAGGCGGTGGCCAATGCCCTGCGCCATGGCCGCGCGCGCCGTGTGCATCTGGCCTGGCGCCTGGCCGCGGGCTGGGCCGAGCTGCGCATCGAGGACGAGGGACGGGGCTTCGATCCCGCGCGCCCCAGCGCCGGCCAGGGCCTGGTCAATATGCGGGAGCGGGCCGAACTGCTGCCCGAGGGCTCGCTCAGCGTGGACGCCGCGCCGGGCGAGGGCTGCCGCCTGTGCCTGCGCTGGCGCTGGCAGCCCCTGGACGCGGAGACCCCGCAGGAAGCGAGTGAGACCCCATGATCTCGGTGCTGATCTGTGATGACCATGCCCTGGTGCGCTACGGCATTGCCGCGGTGCTGGAGGCGCATGGCGAGTTCCGCCTGGTGGGCGCGGTGGGCGAGGGCGCGCGGGCCGTGGAGCTGGCCGCGCGCGAGCGGCCCGATGTGGTGCTGATGGACCTGCTGATGCCCGGCATGAACGGCGTGGAGGCCACGCGCGAGATCCGCCGCGCCAGCCCCGGCAGCCAGGTGCTGCTGCTGACCAGCCACGAGGGCGAGGAGCCCGCGCTGGAGGCCCTGCAGGCCGGCGCCATCTCCTACCTGCTCAAGGACACGCCGCCGGCCGAGCTGGTGCAGGCCATCATGCGCGCGGCGCGCGGCGAGGCCACGCTGCACCCGCGCGTGGCCGTGGCCATGGTGCGGGCGCTGAGCCAGCCGCGCGGCGCGGCCCCCGAGGGCCTGAGCGAGCGCGAGGCCGAGGTGCTGAGCCTGGTGGCCGATGGGCTCAGCAATGCCCAGATCGCCGCCCGCCTGGCCCTGGCCGAGAAGACTGTGAAGAACCATGTCTCCAATCTGCTGGCCAAGCTGCAGCTGGAGGACCGCACCCAGGCCGCCGTCTATGCCTGGCGCCAGGGCCTGAAGGGCCAGCCGCGCGGCTGAATCCTCCTGTGGCCGCTGGCCGGCTGCATCGCCTCCATCCTGGCACGCAAGCTGCTTGATCCAGATCACGGAGAGTAGAAGCGTTCACCGCCTGCGCCACCACGGTGCACAGCGGCCGGAAATTGCTCTCGGAGTGCCCCGCCCTCGTGCAGCGCCTGGCTGCCGGCGGCGGGGAGTTCATCACTTCGAGCAGTCAAGGAGCGCTTTCCATGCTCGTCACCCGCCAGCGGGTCTTCCGCAAGTTCTGGCATGCCTGCATGCCCCTCACGGCCCTGGCCGCCGGTCCCCAGCCCTTCACCCTGCTGGGCGAGAAGCTGGTGCTCTTCCTCGATGCCGAGGGCCAGCCCGCGGCGCTGAAGGATCGCTGCTGCCACCGCACCGCCCAGCTCAGCAAGGGCTGGTGCACGCCCGAGGGCCATCTTCAGTGCGGCTACCACGGCTGGGCCTATGACCGCAGTGGCCGCGTGGTGCGCATCCCGCAGTACCCCGAGGACAAGCCCATCCCGGCCGACTACTGCA is part of the Shinella sp. XGS7 genome and harbors:
- a CDS encoding acyl-CoA dehydrogenase family protein, giving the protein MILSDDHRAVQDAVRSFVQDQIAPKAAEWDKNHHFPAAELKGLAELGCYGVAVPTEYDGAGLDYLALAIILEEIGAGDGATSTVVSVNNCPVCSILMAFGNEDQKERFLKPLARGEMLGAFCLTEPHVGSEAGGLKTVAVREGDEYVLNGVKQFITSGKNGDVAIVMAVTDKAAGKKGISAFLVPTKTPGYVVARVEDKMGQHASDTAQILFENCRIPAANRLGEEGQGLKIALSGLEGGRIGIASQSVGMARAAFEAALKYSKERVAFGVPIFEHQVIQHKLADMATQIEAARQLIWHAAALKDAGQPCLKEAAMAKLFASEMAEKVCSAAIQIHGGYGYVSDFPVERIYRDVRVTQIYEGTSEVQKILIGRALA
- a CDS encoding diguanylate cyclase — its product is MDAAAAPLEAENQRLRQQLQALLQEARANEEKMRRFERLEHRLIGAASLQELLQVLLRDYRQVFALDEVSLALVDGERELARLLDAGRPAGLFLLPDAAALQRLYGEADSPQLGPFQPARHGELFGQGLASVALLPIRRQGRLIASLHFGSLDAQRYTADAGTQLLQRLAGILGVCLESALNQERLKLAGLTDALTGVHNRRYFEHRCLIEIAQARRHRHPLACLFLDLDSFKSVNDRYGHAAGDAVLRAVGQSIQGQLRAGDTIARWGGEEFVALLPQAAPAQAREIAERIRSRIAAQAVQAHPAGTADAAPIPVTISIGLSLLGQDIAGREPAQLAQGLLAEADQALYRAKHEGRNRVVSAS
- a CDS encoding aspartate ammonia-lyase, giving the protein MSPIRIERDSMGEMQVPAEALYGAQTQRAVQNFQISGPMPARFIAALLRQKQAAARANAALGLLPTAAARAIEEAATELLAQPDFMQHFPVDVFQTGSGTSSNMNANEVLATLATRRLRAQGGELAAVSANDHVNMGQSSNDAIPSALHIAAALALHEELLPALRGLARAIRAKSASDGHHVKTGRTHLMDAMPVRLGQVLDGWAAQIEAQIEGLQTLQPRMQALAQGGTAVGTGINAHPDFAPRFAQEISALTGLHFRPAPDFFAAMGSQDAAVALSGALKALAVSLMKIANDLRWMNSGPLAGLAEIELEALQPGSSIMPGKVNPVIPEAVAMIAAQVIGHDTAITIAGQSGNFELNVMLPLVAHNLLDSLHLLSRGSQLLGERAIASFKVNEAALNEALARNPILVTALNPVIGYLKAAEIAKTAYREGRPILDVAAEMSGLPREQLQLLLDPAQLTKGGL
- a CDS encoding 2-hydroxychromene-2-carboxylate isomerase; the encoded protein is MLDLETLPGTAPSRLPPRGPIQFFFDFSSPYAYIASEWVEAVAARHGRRVQWNAILLGVTFQAAELKPPVAHPLKRDYVLRDFARSAAFAGLPYRQPEPFPIPTQNAARVFWWLHDSQDPAAAVAWAHAALRAYFTRGVALHEPAALKALAAESGLDGEAAEAAWNDTRWKERLKAANEAALAAGVFGAPFFLIDGEPFWGHDRQAQMERWLGSGPFKGLV
- a CDS encoding TolC family protein, coding for MTLPMPTFTHTLAGLLLGALLQGAAMRALALPEVPDEAPAPPALRLEPEAEALIARGQANSPQLALALARLREARAQQRQSAAAGQPQLELQAQAGQSRGRSELEAAGGPRQRRQLQADFRWELDLLGRRQAEAQAGQAQAQAVEADLQAARLALGHALRGELLRLRGAELARLQREALLQTLQEQQTLEQSLLAQGLRSTLDQITLEAELTQRRAELAQSAEDARLAALRLERLSDIEAPQWLALAAGPLPRGEAEARPPLQRLAQRPDVRAAEARLRATRSEASAAQAALWPTLRLDAQLLRQRESGVLGAALRDSTERFLGLGLAWALLDGGQRRATREAAQARAEQAAAEFRRVVLEAAEEAQAALAQARALGQAQQQREAAQERLERAQALALQRERLGLDSRLERLRRERAAQEGALATQQLRSERLQAVLSVERALGRP